One genomic window of Ziziphus jujuba cultivar Dongzao chromosome 4, ASM3175591v1 includes the following:
- the LOC107434070 gene encoding pentatricopeptide repeat-containing protein At5g18475 isoform X1, with protein sequence MMNGSLRRKLFCKRCQGHTKTAAVLMKPVRPSLGTCRRFSSSPSKLSSSVPWISPLQFSEVTSHKPDPPTKTTNIVVEPQRRAKYISHETAINLIKREKDPQHALEIFNMVSEQRGFSHNNATYATILQKLALSKKFQAIDAILHQMTYETCKFHEDILVNLMKHFSKSTMHEKVLEMFYAIQPIARERPSLKAISTCLNLLVESSQVDLARRFLMHSKKKLNLKPNTCIFNILVKYHCKNGDLESAFEVVKEMKKSKISYPNLITYSTLMDGLCENGKLKEAIELFEEMISGDQILPDALTYNTLINGFCREGKADKARKIIEFMKSKGCNPNVFNYSALMNGFSKEGRFQEAKEVFDEMKSYGLKADTVGYTTLISCFCKAGRVDEAIELLKEMKEKGCKADFVTFNVILGGLCRVGRFEEALLMLEKFPYEGINLNKASYRIVLNLLCKKGELKKAIDLLGLMLGRGFVPHFATSNELLVSLCNAGMVDDAAMALFGLLEVGFKPETSSWALLIESICRERKLLPAFELLDELAMQSHLSLD encoded by the exons ATGATGAATGGGTCTCTCAGAAGAAAGTTATTTTGCAAACG ATGTCAAGGCCATACAAAAACAGCTGCAGTTTTGATGAAGCCAGTTAGGCCTTCATTAGGTACATGCCGCAGGTTCTCCTCCTCACCTTCAAAACTGTCATCTTCAGTTCCATGGATCTCACCCCTTCAGTTTTCAGAAGTCACCTCCCATAAACCAGACCCTccaaccaaaaccacaaatattgtTGTAGAACCCCAGAGGAGAGCCAAGTATATATCTCACGAAACTGCCATCAACTTAATCAAACGTGAGAAAGATCCGCAGCATGCCTTGGAAATATTTAACATGGTTTCAGAGCAAAGAGGTTTCAGTCATAATAATGCCACCTATGCAACTATCCTTCAAAAGCTTGCTTTGTCTAAGAAGTTTCAAGCTATTGATGCAATTCTTCATCAAATGACCTATGAAACATGCAAATTTCACGAGGACATATTAGTGAATCTAATGAAACATTTTTCAAAATCCACTATGCATGAAAAAGTTCTTGAGATGTTCTATGCCATCCAGCCAATTGCTCGGGAAAGACCCTCTCTCAAAGCCATCAGCACCTGTCTCAATCTCCTAGTTGAATCAAGCCAAGTTGATTTGGCTCGAAGGTTCCTTATGCATTCAAAGAAGAAACTCAACTTGAAGCCAAATACCTGTATTTTCAACATATTAGTTAAGTATCATTGCAAGAATGGGGATCTTGAATCTGCCTTTGAGGTTGTGAAAGAAATGAAGAAGTCAAAAATCTCTTATCCCAATTTGATTACCTACTCAACTTTAATGGATGGTCTTTGTGAAAATGGGAAACTCAAGGAAGCAATCGAACTTTTCGAGGAGATGATCTCTGGGGATCAAATCTTGCCTGATGCCCTAACATACAACACATTGATTAATGGGTTTTGCCGTGAAGGTAAAGCTGATAAGGCGAGGAAAATAATAGAGTTCATGAAGAGCAAAGGATGCAATCCAAATGTTTTCAATTACTCAGCCTTGATGAATGGATTTTCCAAGGAGGGAAGATTTCAGGAAGCCAAGGAGGTTTTTGATGAGATGAaaagctatggtttgaaagccGATACAGTTGGCTACACGACTCTAATCAGTTGCTTCTGCAAGGCTGGGAGAGTTGATGAAGCTATAGAATTACTCaaagaaatgaaagagaaaggttgcaaagctgattttgtgactTTTAACGTGATACTTGGAGGACTATGTAGAGTGGGTAGGTTTGAGGAGGCTCTTTTGATGCTTGAAAAATTTCCTTATGAGGGTATAAATCTGAACAAGGCGAGTTACAGAATTGTGCTGAATTTGTTGTGTAAAAAGGGTGAATTGAAAAAGGCCATAGATTTGTTGGGTTTGATGCTGGGTAGGGGTTTTGTCCCACATTTTGCAACTTCAAATGAGTTGCTTGTTAGCCTTTGTAATGCTGGGATGGTAGATGATGCAGCTATGGCTTTGTTTGGATTGCTAGAAGTGGGGTTCAAACCTGAGACCAGTTCATGGGCTCTGTTGATCGAATCGATTTGCAGAGAAAGAAAATTGTTGCCTGCATTTGAGCTGCTTGATGAGTTAGCAATGCAGAGCCATTTGTCATTAGATTAA
- the LOC107434070 gene encoding pentatricopeptide repeat-containing protein At5g18475 isoform X2 — MKPVRPSLGTCRRFSSSPSKLSSSVPWISPLQFSEVTSHKPDPPTKTTNIVVEPQRRAKYISHETAINLIKREKDPQHALEIFNMVSEQRGFSHNNATYATILQKLALSKKFQAIDAILHQMTYETCKFHEDILVNLMKHFSKSTMHEKVLEMFYAIQPIARERPSLKAISTCLNLLVESSQVDLARRFLMHSKKKLNLKPNTCIFNILVKYHCKNGDLESAFEVVKEMKKSKISYPNLITYSTLMDGLCENGKLKEAIELFEEMISGDQILPDALTYNTLINGFCREGKADKARKIIEFMKSKGCNPNVFNYSALMNGFSKEGRFQEAKEVFDEMKSYGLKADTVGYTTLISCFCKAGRVDEAIELLKEMKEKGCKADFVTFNVILGGLCRVGRFEEALLMLEKFPYEGINLNKASYRIVLNLLCKKGELKKAIDLLGLMLGRGFVPHFATSNELLVSLCNAGMVDDAAMALFGLLEVGFKPETSSWALLIESICRERKLLPAFELLDELAMQSHLSLD, encoded by the coding sequence ATGAAGCCAGTTAGGCCTTCATTAGGTACATGCCGCAGGTTCTCCTCCTCACCTTCAAAACTGTCATCTTCAGTTCCATGGATCTCACCCCTTCAGTTTTCAGAAGTCACCTCCCATAAACCAGACCCTccaaccaaaaccacaaatattgtTGTAGAACCCCAGAGGAGAGCCAAGTATATATCTCACGAAACTGCCATCAACTTAATCAAACGTGAGAAAGATCCGCAGCATGCCTTGGAAATATTTAACATGGTTTCAGAGCAAAGAGGTTTCAGTCATAATAATGCCACCTATGCAACTATCCTTCAAAAGCTTGCTTTGTCTAAGAAGTTTCAAGCTATTGATGCAATTCTTCATCAAATGACCTATGAAACATGCAAATTTCACGAGGACATATTAGTGAATCTAATGAAACATTTTTCAAAATCCACTATGCATGAAAAAGTTCTTGAGATGTTCTATGCCATCCAGCCAATTGCTCGGGAAAGACCCTCTCTCAAAGCCATCAGCACCTGTCTCAATCTCCTAGTTGAATCAAGCCAAGTTGATTTGGCTCGAAGGTTCCTTATGCATTCAAAGAAGAAACTCAACTTGAAGCCAAATACCTGTATTTTCAACATATTAGTTAAGTATCATTGCAAGAATGGGGATCTTGAATCTGCCTTTGAGGTTGTGAAAGAAATGAAGAAGTCAAAAATCTCTTATCCCAATTTGATTACCTACTCAACTTTAATGGATGGTCTTTGTGAAAATGGGAAACTCAAGGAAGCAATCGAACTTTTCGAGGAGATGATCTCTGGGGATCAAATCTTGCCTGATGCCCTAACATACAACACATTGATTAATGGGTTTTGCCGTGAAGGTAAAGCTGATAAGGCGAGGAAAATAATAGAGTTCATGAAGAGCAAAGGATGCAATCCAAATGTTTTCAATTACTCAGCCTTGATGAATGGATTTTCCAAGGAGGGAAGATTTCAGGAAGCCAAGGAGGTTTTTGATGAGATGAaaagctatggtttgaaagccGATACAGTTGGCTACACGACTCTAATCAGTTGCTTCTGCAAGGCTGGGAGAGTTGATGAAGCTATAGAATTACTCaaagaaatgaaagagaaaggttgcaaagctgattttgtgactTTTAACGTGATACTTGGAGGACTATGTAGAGTGGGTAGGTTTGAGGAGGCTCTTTTGATGCTTGAAAAATTTCCTTATGAGGGTATAAATCTGAACAAGGCGAGTTACAGAATTGTGCTGAATTTGTTGTGTAAAAAGGGTGAATTGAAAAAGGCCATAGATTTGTTGGGTTTGATGCTGGGTAGGGGTTTTGTCCCACATTTTGCAACTTCAAATGAGTTGCTTGTTAGCCTTTGTAATGCTGGGATGGTAGATGATGCAGCTATGGCTTTGTTTGGATTGCTAGAAGTGGGGTTCAAACCTGAGACCAGTTCATGGGCTCTGTTGATCGAATCGATTTGCAGAGAAAGAAAATTGTTGCCTGCATTTGAGCTGCTTGATGAGTTAGCAATGCAGAGCCATTTGTCATTAGATTAA